Proteins from a genomic interval of Chloroflexota bacterium:
- a CDS encoding SUMF1/EgtB/PvdO family nonheme iron enzyme translates to TESKHEAGNFFVLRGGSWSNFGNFLRVAYRISLVPSFRNYDFGFRCARSP, encoded by the coding sequence GACGGAGTCAAAACATGAAGCTGGTAACTTTTTTGTTCTGCGTGGCGGTTCCTGGAGCAATTTTGGAAACTTCCTGCGGGTTGCCTATCGCATCAGCCTCGTACCATCCTTTAGGAACTACGACTTCGGTTTCCGTTGCGCCCGCTCACCCTGA